Proteins from one Acidobacteriota bacterium genomic window:
- a CDS encoding 2Fe-2S iron-sulfur cluster-binding protein codes for MPLIRIDGIDQEVDKGATILEAANFLGIEIPTLCYYEGLTPYGGCRLCLVEIQENNKSKLVSSCTYPAEDGLNIRTNSKRVIRARKMMIELLLSICSTSKTIQDLASKFGVTKVRFKIRNDDCTLCGLCVRICAEQMDAKAIGFVQRGYNRRITTPFDMKSEVCRRCGACMYICPACQMRCLGTELEEDVCGSCLTISPTCTDYYEDLMCFMGPTGDCGTCVRETPEKLRK; via the coding sequence AAATTTCTTAGGAATTGAAATTCCTACCTTATGTTATTATGAAGGACTCACGCCTTATGGTGGATGTAGACTATGTCTTGTTGAAATTCAAGAAAACAATAAATCAAAACTTGTTTCCTCATGCACTTACCCAGCTGAAGATGGATTGAACATAAGAACTAATTCAAAAAGAGTTATTAGAGCACGAAAAATGATGATTGAATTGTTACTTTCAATCTGTTCCACTTCAAAAACAATACAGGATTTAGCCTCTAAATTTGGAGTTACAAAAGTCAGATTTAAGATTCGCAATGATGATTGTACTCTCTGCGGACTGTGCGTAAGAATATGCGCTGAACAGATGGATGCAAAGGCAATCGGCTTTGTTCAGAGAGGGTATAATCGTAGAATAACAACTCCTTTTGACATGAAATCTGAAGTTTGCAGAAGATGTGGCGCCTGCATGTATATCTGTCCTGCATGTCAGATGAGATGCTTAGGAACCGAACTTGAAGAGGATGTCTGTGGTTCATGTTTAACTATATCCCCAACCTGCACTGACTATTATGAAGATTTGATGTGTTTCATGGGTCCTACTGGAGATTGCGGAACCTGTGTAAGGGAAACACCTGAAAAGTTAAGAAAATGA